Proteins encoded within one genomic window of Triticum aestivum cultivar Chinese Spring chromosome 2D, IWGSC CS RefSeq v2.1, whole genome shotgun sequence:
- the LOC123055695 gene encoding cytochrome P450 709B2-like, whose translation MGMHATAWTVTVALAAAVLASCLFNALVRLVWRPRAIARRLARQGVRGPCYRFFVGNLGDIRRLRAAGAGLVLDVSSHDFIPISQPQFRQWIPLYGRVFLYWFGSTPNICVADLGVAKQLLSDRTGLFPKNRMNPIVRLVGKGLVMTDGDVWHRHKKVLHPAFNVDKLKVMTSTMVDCVLSMASRWEAQLATQGKNDCQEIELTSQFEELTADVISRTAFGSSYREGRKIFLALNEIQFIAFSTLWTDYIPGFRFVPTKKNMRLWKLNKTMRSTLVQIIENRLAAKDTDGYGSDLLGLMLEACAPEHGQAPVLSMDEMIDECKTFFFAGQETSLHMLNWTMFLLGTHPEWQQRLREEVLRECGGVPTYDTLSRLRLVNLFLLETLRLYSPVPLIRRRTRSEVELGGVTVPRDALLTIPIATMHRDREVWGEDADEFNPMRFDGGAARAARHANALLSFSMGPRTCIGQNFAMVQAKAEVAVILRRFALSLSPSYVHAPTDVITLRPKYGLPMIITRLDA comes from the exons ATGGGCATGCACGCCACCGCTTGGACGGTCACGGTGGCGCTCGCCGCGGCCGTGCTGGCCTCGTGCCTGTTCAACGCGCTGGTGCGCCTGGTGTGGAGGCCGCGCGCCATCGCCAGGAGGCTGGCGCGGCAGGGCGTGCGCGGGCCGTGTTACAGGTTTTTCGTCGGCAACCTCGGCGACATCCGGCGGCTCCGCGCGGCCGGCGCCGGCCTCGTGCTCGACGTCTCCTCCCACGACTTCATCCCCATCTCCCAGCCCCAGTTCCGCCAATGGATCCCCCTCTACG gcCGCGTGTTCCTGTACTGGTTCGGGTCGACGCCCAACATCTGCGTGGCCGACCTGGGCGTGGCGAAGCAGCTGCTGTCGGACCGCACGGGGCTGTTCCCCAAGAACCGGATGAACCCCATCGTCCGGCTGGTGGGCAAGGGCCTCGTCATGACCGACGGCGACGTCTGGCACCGCCACAAGAAGGTCCTGCACCCGGCCTTCAACGTGGACAAGCTCAAG GTGATGACGTCGACAATGGTGGACTGCGTGCTGTCGATGGCGTCCCGGTGGGAGGCGCAGCTGGCTACTCAGGGCAAGAACGATTGCCAGGAGATCGAGCTGACTAGCCAGTTCGAGGAACTGACTGCGGATGTGATCTCGCGCACCGCGTTCGGGAGCAGCTACAGAGAGGGCAGGAAGATCTTCCTGGCGCTGAACGAGATCCAGTTCATCGCCTTCTCGACCCTCTGGACCGACTACATTCCAGGATTCAG GTTCGTGCCAACAAAGAAGAACATGAGGCTGTGGAAGCTGAACAAGACGATGAGAAGCACGCTGGTGCAGATCATCGAGAACAGGCTCGCCGCCAAGGACACGGACGGCTACGGGAGCGACCTGCTGGGGCTGATGCTGGAGGCGTGCGCGCCGGAGCACGGGCAGGCGCCGGTGCTGAGCATGGACGAGATGATCGACGAGTGCAAGACCTTCTTCTTCGCCGGGCAGGAGACGAGCCTGCACATGCTCAACTGGACCATGTTCCTGCTGGGCACGCACCCGGAGTGGCAGCAGAGGCTCAGGGAGGAGGTGCTGCGGGAGTGCGGCGGGGTCCCCACCTACGACACGCTCAGCAGGCTGAGGCTGGTGAACCTGTTCCTGCTGGAGACGCTGCGGCTGTACAGCCCGGTCCCGCTCATCCGGAGGAGGACGAGGTCGGAGGTGGAGCTCGGCGGCGTCACGGTGCCGAGGGACGCGCTCCTGACCATCCCCATCGCGACGATGCACCGGGACAGGGAGGTGTGGGGCGAGGACGCCGACGAGTTCAACCCGATGAGGttcgacggcggcgccgcccgggcCGCGAGGCACGCCAACGCGCTCTTGTCCTTCTCCATGGGTCCGAGGACGTGCATCGGGCAGAACTTCGCCATGGTCCAGGCCAAGGCCGAGGTCGCCGTCATCCTCCGTAGGTTCGCGCTGTCGCTCTCCCCGAGCTACGTGCACGCGCCCACCGACGTGATCACGCTGCGGCCAAAGTACGGGCTACCGATGATCATCACAAGACTCGACGCCTGA